In the genome of Raphanus sativus cultivar WK10039 chromosome 9, ASM80110v3, whole genome shotgun sequence, the window gtggattttaaaaagaaacataatcCAATTCCAAATCTAAAGCCACTACTATTAGAATCTATAGACAACGGTTGGCGGTTGTAAACAATATTAACTTATTCAGTCATTATTGAATCTAAATATTATTGGAATCGATTATTAGAAGACTATAGATCATATATTACCAGACGCACTAagtattataaattataaaatacttagGTTCATTTATCCTTTGATGTTTATGATAATTTAGAGTCCTTATTGAGGAATTTATCCTCAATATTCGAATGCTTTCACTCTGATTTTAAAGCTACAACTCTAGTTGGTAATAGTTGTAAAATATAGCAAAGGACCCGCAATGTACATGTAAAAGAAAATGTCTTGTTGGGTTTTGTAGTTTAGCAGAGAGGCAGAAACTCAGAGTTTGCTTCCTTTTCACGTCTTTAAAGACATCGATTGATTGATGGGTTTGATGGATTCTCGATTTCTTCCTATTCTTTTCTCCACGACAATATCCAAAGTTATtcacacatttatatattatatttataatttaaataatgaTACTATGATACATCATACATGTAGTGGTGAACAGATGCACTCATCCAGTTGAAAGAgaatttttaaatgtataatataaaaGCTTTTGAAAATTTGTTACCCGTTTCTAGTATTAACTGCGATAAACACTTTCTTATAACTATCTTGTTCTTAAGTCATTTTCCAACTAATGTGTAACCATTTAAAACTCACATGataataactatatattttagatacACCAGAACATATAAAATTACTTTGAGAAACTAGACTTCAAATGCGCATATGGCCGGGTCAGCCTTAGTCTAGTGGCTAAGTGGTATCCAAGGCACCGGGGTTCGACTCCACCTTCAGGGGTTCCTGGGTGTGAGATTTCTCCaaatggcaaaaaaaaaaaatgcgcatatgaaattttttaaggACACATAAAAGCAGAGAACTGTTTTTCAATTCTGGCTATGGTAAATTTATGTTTGGGCCtagatagattagatcagtGAGATTATGGGCTTAGGATAGAAAAAAGAATTACATGCTAAACTACACATGCTCAAGCTTTGAGATAGCAACTTTTCAACTTGATTTATACATGTACGTACCAAGCAAAATATAATACGCATTCAAAACAATTTGTGAAATagaaaattgaatatttgaCATAATCACCGCTGAGTTTTTTTGTTGCTATGTAAATTTGTGTCCTACAGAAACTTATGTTCAAATCAGTTACAACATTTTTGAGTGGTCAGATTAAAATACACAAATCTAATGAGCACCATGTTTTCGTTACATAAAAGCATTTAAGTTCCACAATCATTTTATTGTATTGCTGCTACCTCAATTTCACTACTCATGACTTAGACTATACCAAGactatatttaatatataatattcacATGCTAATTAACTCCATTATGGGATACCCCAAAACGGGAGGATTCGACAATAATGTTAATCAATATTTAATGCATTAACATCCAAACGATCATATTTTATATAGCTGCCTGAAAGGCTGCACACCAAAATAtaagtaaccaaaaaaaaatttaataaaggGAAAAGGAAACTTCATAATCCACATGCCTAGGCAGGAGGTCTGaacaagaaaaagagagagaagagagagaagagagagaaaataaatCAGAGTTTGGATCCGGCGGTCGGCTGATGCGTAAGCGTCCGTGCCGCCGCCGGTGTCCGTTTTCTTTCAGCCAAAACACCAGTCAGGTGTCTCCCTCCTGTCTCCTCCGACTTCTGCTTTGTCCGAGTTCTGACCAGCCATCAACAACGGTGGTCCTGTTCTTGGAGTAACGACGCGGTGGCGGGTTTGGATGGTGTGGTGGAGATACGTTCAAGTCGGATTTTTTTCCGGGAGATGGAGGCTCCCTCAGCTCCGTTGACGCCGGTCCCTGTTTTCGCGGTGGAAAAGCTTTTTCAGTTCCGCCGTCGTCGGCTCGTGTCTCCGGGGTGTGAAGGTCCTTTCTGTCTTACGCCGCCGGCTTTCGACTCCTAGGTTTTTAGGATTTAGATCTTTGttcttttgcttttcttttttttgcgtCCTTTTTGGTTTGATGGTTCGTGGCCTTGGTGGAGGCAGTTGAAGGTTTCCGATGGAAAGGTTGGGCATGCATGCAAAGCTTTTTCCTGGGTGTGGGCGGTCAACGATGGTAGACGAGATCTCGCTGCGGCGATTGAGGCTCTCTCCGATTAGGGCCACCCGGGATTGTAAAGTGGTTGCGATGTTGATGTGTGGAGCTAGTGAGCTTCGGTTTGATTCCAGTGAACCAAAGTGTGGTTACCGGTGGCAGCGTGAAACGATGGTGGTGGTGTGACGGCTTGCGTGACGCGTGTCCCTCAGTGCCGAGGATGTGAACACGTGTCCGGTTTCTTCTCATATCTAATCTTCGCGGCGGCTGGCATCACGAGAAACCTGTTTCGCTAGGGTTTGGAGTATTTTGGGCTATAGGCCCAGTTAGATTTCTCAGTTTGGATCCGATGTGTTCGGGCTttgtaatttgtatttttttaggCTTTGACCCGTTTTCTAATATTAAAATTCCagggaaaaaaaaatccacatgCCTAGCCATTGCTCTACAATTTAATTTTCACTCTAAAAGAGTACACAATAATATATAACTCcaaataatcaatatatatacacacacaatCCTCTATATATTAGGTAAGCAATCATACAATGAACACCACTTCTgtatattacaaataaaaagaaaactctagttaaactataataaaacaatatccTTCAATTATTAGTACCCTTACTTCTCTCAAACATCCAAGCATAACTACGATATCCTAGTTGAAGTATTATACCAGCCAGGGAAATAAGCACCTGGATAATATCTCATCATAAATAGTTGAGAAAAACCATAAAATCCACAATGCTGATAATCACACAATATACTAGTTATCTTGATTTGGCATAATTTTTTAACAGAATCAAAAGAATTTGCAGGGCTAAAGATTTATTTCATGCCTTCAATCTCACATATGTCTCTCACGCTAACAATTCAATTAGATTTTATTGGGTTTtctatttcagtttggtttttcAGACcacttaaaattttgattttagaatATAGTTATCTTAGTTAATTATTAGCCTAAACGACAATTTATTCGTTAAAACAACcaactactatatatatatatatataacataactGTGTCTCGCTACTCACCAAAATAACAATGATAATGGAAAACcacgatatatatatacacctcatcataaaataaataacagtCCATGCATTTATAAATGTTTGCTGGAAAAATTTCCATCTTATTATATTGCATTCttaccacacacacacacacacacacataatgACATAAATgtagagagatggagagagatgAATAGATGGAACACACACACAATTTATATACTCTGatcacatgttacctccttGCTGATCATTTCCATTGTTCCAAGGAAGAAAAGTCCCACGCGACCCTCCGGTACCACGTGGCTGCTGATTCATCACCGGACTGGTCCCAGGAAGCCTATACACCGGCTGCTGCGGCTGAAGCGGCTGAGGCTGAAACACTAAGTCGACGACGTTACTAGGTGTTGACGTGGACAGACCGTAGTGAACCAAGTCCGCATTAGCCGCGTCGAGCTCCTTCTGAAGCCTATGGACTTGTCTCTGGAGATAAGAGATGGCTCCGACGCAGCCATAGACAGGATCACGGACACGTGCCTCGGCCTCATAGGCTAAGGAGTTGACTGCGTCTTCACGCTGGTGAGGGAGGAGCTCGTTGAGGAGCTTGGTGACGTTGCTTGCTCCGAAGATTTTGTGGACGTTGGCGAACTTGTGTGGCTCCTCCGGTGGGAAATATGGCGCGAATATGCATCCCGGCATGCATTTGCGGCGAAGAAACTTGCACGCGGCGCATGGTGAGTTGTATGtatttgatgatgatgacgccATTTCTTTTTGAACTCTTATAcctaatattaatttttcaaacaATTTAGCATTAGAAAGAAGAATTTAAAACATACACATACATGAACattttttactatataaattaagtacatacatataatttgattttggtaGAAAGGCTTCATCAAGAAGTTGTTTCTTCTATGCTAAACTTAAAGATATATCTACATATTAgattacttatttttttctgataagTACATATTCGATTACTTCTCTTTTGAATTATGCTTATTTGTTCATTTATTTCGCTTTCCAcgtttttctatatatatacagacGAAGGCATGTAAAGATATAGAGACACAAACTTACACATGCAGGAAAAACGTTGAAACGGGCATAATATGTCCAACATCCAATCTAAggaaatgaaaattaaaaaaaatatttacaaaccTAAAGGTCTTCAAATTGGATACTAAATGAACAAGTTGTGAACACACAGATTCACCAGATCATGCTGGTAAACTGAACAAGTAATTTCGGTTTTACTAGATGTTTTCCCCTTTACTGGGATCTAGCTATCattaaaacatgaaaacatGGAGactcttttcttgtttttaataAACATCATTAACATAATAtgtttgtgacaaaaaaacataatatgtattattttaagtaagcttatatatatttttaactctaCATTAAAATAATTCGTGAACCAGGAAACCTGGTCTAATTTAAATGTCGACAAATTAAACATCACTTAGCCAAAATCAAACGGGTTATTGCAGATCATTGCTTCTTTAGAAAAAATCTCTTTTGTTTGTACAACTccttgaacaaacaaaaaaagtatattGTTTTTGTCAGAATAATGAATTATGTTCTTATGTGCTTTAccattttcttcatcttcatctctcACCTGAACCCTATAGCTTCGttaacaactttttaaaaaatatataacctTGGAAGAAAACTCAGTGATGATTCTGTAAGTTATCTTCATATAGCCccaaataaatttaacttgatCAGAAGAATTCTAATTTCAAATGTTGTCTTCTATAAACCAGTTAATTAAACGATATCCctttatttctctcttttccATCCTCCCTATCCTTGCCGAGATGAAACCATTAATTCCACTAACCTCAAATCAATCATAATTTTGATGTGTATATAAACTTTAGATCTGATATTAATTAGGTCAACTCAAAGTGACCACTGCAGTTCTGAAGAAAGCTTAATTTTACACATGTATTTGCTAATATACTTTTCTCAATAATTTGATAACTCGTAAGTCTTTCTTAGAGTATAACTTCAAAAAGAAAGCGTACAAAACTGTTGAAgtggatatatatataacacatatAAGCAAATCACAAAGAGAAAATCGAACATGGAGCATATAAAAACATAGAGTAGGAAAATTAAAGGATTATCTTTGAAGATATATCAGAAACTATACATAAATTTGGAGATTTATTTAGGTGAAAATATTCATACACATATCAAAGCTTATATAGATAAAGatatagatatagatatataCCTACCTTTAGATCTTTAGGTTCTTTAAGGATCTAAGTGTATATATGTTTCTTCCTCTTTCAGGGGCTTTTTAATTCTTACCTTTGAAATTTGCTTCCAAAGTAGATAGAATAGGCTTAACTCTTTAGTCAATGAGTGGGTTATATTAGGGTTTTAGTCCTCTCAAAGAAagggaaaaccctaatttcaagaAGAGTTGAGAACGATTTCTATAGAAGCTGAGAATTTAaagaaaccaaacaaacaaataaaaagggaaaattggACAGAGTATTTTTAGTGGAGAAGGAGAAAGAGCAAAAGACAAAGTGTAATAATAACAAATGAACAATTAATAAACAGGAAGAGGAGGAAAATGTATGTCCCTCAAAGAATGACTATGACACTTCATCTCAAGAATAATAGTAATATCATCCACTGTGCTCACTTTTGTCTCCcaataaattaatttgttttaactTTAGCTTTTGTAAATTTTCTTCATGCATTAATGATAACAATATTCCCTAACAGTGTCAAGATCAACCCTAATCTAGCTATTCAAAAATCATTGTGTATGTATACCCTATGAAagctatatatgtatatacctCTCACGCTGGAGccttaagaaaccctaaacgtCTCCTTCAGATCTCGACTAATTATATCGTCACAATCCCTGGTTTGCAATGGGGACTAgagtacatatatattatttagaatatGAATGGTTTtggcaaaacaaaaaaaaatgtgaaaaaaacAATTCTATTGTCAACTGCGTTCGTATGGTAATATCTCCACATCCTTAATTAATAgttaatttgaaaattcattTTGTAGCTCAAATACTCGAGTCTAATTCATTTGAAAATACATATGAACAAGAATAAGTTCTTGAGACCTCAAAGTAGCTAAGTAGAGACAGGAAATCAGTATAAGTCAATAGATTTCATGTGAACTCAAGTCAAGTTTTAATAGGTTTTGTTTGTAGATATTAATAGGTTTTGTTTGTTGCTACTAAGAATAAGCTtttgttatgaaaaaaaatttagggGGGTCCAGATTTTTTTCAAGCTATAGCTAGGGTTAGTATCATACCAACAGTTACTTGTGTTGTAGTATTAGAGATATATTATTGGAAGTGACAATTGATAGTGACATTTGTAGCAGTGTCTTCTTCTTATTTAGTCCTGACACCATTTTTATCACCAAATAGTTTAGCCGAAAATCTGAGTTGGCATACAGAAAAACTCTGGTAAGAATTTTCCGCAAGCCCACATCAAATAAATATTCAAGCTGAAGTCCATAGTTTAAGTGGTCACATTAGCAtcactataatatttttttttataaaatactcaTCTGGTTGTTTGCGCTGAACATCTTGTAAACACTATCGATTTTGAACATAAACTGCAAAATTCACCTTATAGAAACTTTTAACCTTTAGCTTTTAAGATacagttccaaaaaaaaatgcttTCAAGATCTGTTAGGTTATTAATTATTGTGTGTCGAGTTATGATGGGGGTTAGTGGTGGGATTTAGAAATTTACTAAAGTGAAGCAAGCATCTAGGCTTTATCACCAAACTAATttactcatttaaaaaaaactgcaCTATGTGACTAATATAAGGAGTTAGGGTTCGAACATAGAGGTGATATTCTTTGCTAAAAGAGGACACTAGTCTCGTACTCTTTGCTAACAGAGAGTTCATATCTTATAACTACTAGAATACAAAAAAATTCTGGTCATGTCTAAgtcaaaaattttaatcttattgaTCTGAAAATTCAGATGGCTAAAATATCAACTTATTTCGAAAATTCCTGAACACTATGATTTTGTTGGTTTGTTAATTAATTCAACAATGAATCTTTTGGAAACAGATTCATAACTACTGTTGTCGAGTTTTCTTCAATCTTATAATGAATTaacataaaaatgatttatattggTTAAAATCATAAGCATTCTATCGTACTTTCGATGTAGGATTCAACATATACTAGATCAACATATTAGAAACCTTTTTGACAAGTTTTACCATCAAAAGGTTAAAGTAACTAACTAGAGTGGTATTAATGTATGTATATAGCCCTACAATGTATAGACGTTGCATATAGGAGAGGTGGGGGTATGAAGTGTGATAAAAGGTTTGCAGAACGAGAAAGAGAGGTAAAGCGAATATGGGTGATGGGTCCTCCTCACACATATGATCTACTAAAACTAGACTAGTACTACTGTCCCTTGCATTTTTTccttataatttaatatatgatcCAATCCTTGTGATATACTCTAAGAATCTCTAGaaaccatattatatatatggtcTCATTTGAAACAACACACACCTAAGAGATAATATAGAATAAATGAGTCTGCATGTGCTGATTGTGGAAGGTGAAGTTGAAGGTATGAGAGGTCAGTGATGCAACTTGGTGAATAGTTTTGTGAATGTgtcattttgtttgtttttatatatgacGAATGgaattaaaaaatagattacaaTCATAAATAccgaaacatatataaatttagaaaGACAAAGTTAGAAAAAGAGATAGAATTTGATGTATAATACACTAGAAATAATATTGggtttatttatttgaaaaaggCTGAAAATCTATAAGTAAATTGGGATATTtgtaaacaagaaaaatataggCCAGTTCATATATGAgttaaatctatatttttaaaaatatagatttaactcatatatgaaatttttaaaaatcttcttttagaaatttcaaAGTATTTAATTAACAGAAATGTACAGATTTATATACGATTTAACGACTTTGTATATGTTCCAAAGTTTAATGGAGACAAAATATGTTAATCAAccattatgtatatatttatgtcGTATGTATTTAATTACATAAGATACATTTATTTCCCTGTTTTTACTTTGTTAACAATTTTCTTTCAACGACTACAATTTATACACATAGTTTACTGAATCTAAATTTAGCAGGTGAGTCACACAGCAGTGATATAAATGAAAAACACTAAACTGGGAGAgcttattttaaattatataaaaaacagTTATTAGAATTACAACCTGACCATTTTCTTggaaattttatgttttctagaAACTAAACCTGAAGAATTGACGACAAAGAGTAGAGATTTTATTCTCTCCCTCGGGATTGCTTATTTCTCTGCAGTAACACGTGTGTTCTGTCAAAAAATCTCAACCATC includes:
- the LOC108826024 gene encoding protein LATERAL ORGAN BOUNDARIES isoform X2, with protein sequence MASSSSNTYNSPCAACKFLRRKCMPGCIFAPYFPPEEPHKFANVHKIFGASNVTKLLNELLPHQREDAVNSLAYEAEARVRDPVYGCVGAISYLQRQVHRLQKELDAANADLVHYGLSTSTPSNVVDLVFQPQPLQPQQPVYRLPGTSPVMNQQPRGTGGSRGTFLPWNNGNDQQGGNM
- the LOC108826024 gene encoding protein LATERAL ORGAN BOUNDARIES isoform X1 encodes the protein MLDILCPFQRFSCMCIRVQKEMASSSSNTYNSPCAACKFLRRKCMPGCIFAPYFPPEEPHKFANVHKIFGASNVTKLLNELLPHQREDAVNSLAYEAEARVRDPVYGCVGAISYLQRQVHRLQKELDAANADLVHYGLSTSTPSNVVDLVFQPQPLQPQQPVYRLPGTSPVMNQQPRGTGGSRGTFLPWNNGNDQQGGNM